A window from Rana temporaria chromosome 8, aRanTem1.1, whole genome shotgun sequence encodes these proteins:
- the LOC120909704 gene encoding oocyte zinc finger protein XlCOF6.1-like, with translation MEKPSKDRLTLSPGCKMEDEDITGDCGGEKTMSSTMDGGLHSVDRPWNPSDSEQPRTVRGGAGIQGEEPFSCPQCGNIFSSELGLSVHKRSHKGEKLHSCFECGKRFLYKSELIMHYRSHTGKKLNSCPECGKRFLCKSKLAIHYRSHTGERPYSCSECGRCFSEKSGLSRHRRLHTGEKPYSCPECGKRYSQKSDLLIHQRTHTGEKPYFCSECGKCFSQKSELVIHQRSHTGESPYTCSECGKVFSERGSLSRHQRLHTGENLYSCPECGKCFLGKSDLVTHRRSHSGEKPYSCSECGKGFSQKSHVLTHKRSHTGEKPYSCDLCGKCFSQKSNLTAHQICHTQEKLFCCPECGKCYPRKSSLLTHQLAHSGEKPFSCECGRRYTRKSDLAKHQRSHRVEMPYSRP, from the coding sequence atggagaaaccctcaaaggatcgtctcactttatctccaggttgtaaaatggaagatgaggacatcacaggagaTTGTGGAGGAGAAAAGACAATGAGCTCCACTATGGATGGAGGACTTCACAGTGTGGATAGACCATGGAATCCGTCCGACTCTGAGCAACCTCGTACTGTGAGGGGTGGGGCCGGGATTCAGGGGGAGGAGCCATTCTCCTGTCCTCAATGTGGGAACATTTTTAGCTCAGAATTAGGTCTTTCTGTACATAAGAGATCTCACAAAGGGGAGAAGCTTCATTCCTGTTTTGAGTGTGGGAAACGTTTTCTTTATAAATCAGAACTCATCATGCATTACAGATCCCACACAGGGAAGAAGCTGAATTCCTGTCCCGAGTGCGGGAAACGTTTTCTTTGTAAATCcaaactggccatacattatagatCCCACACAGGGGAAAGGccctattcctgttctgagtgcgggagatGTTTTTCGGAGAAGTCTGGTCTTTCCAGACATCGGCGATTGCACACaggcgagaagccgtattcctgcccggAGTGCGGGAAACGTTATTCTCAAAAATCAGACCTTCTTATACATCAAAGAacccacacgggggagaagccgtatttctgttccgagtgcggaaaatgtttttcgcaGAAATCAGAACTGGTtatacatcaaagatctcacacaggggaaagcCCATATAcctgctctgagtgcgggaaagtTTTTTCAGAACGGGGCAGCCTTTCCCGACATCAGAGACTGCACACGGGTGAAAATTTGTATTCCTGTcccgagtgtgggaaatgttttctaGGTAAATCTGACCTTGTTACGCATCGGAGATCTCactcgggggagaagccgtattcctgctctgagtgcgggaaaggtttttcacagaagtcccatgtTCTCACGCATAAGAGGtcccacacgggggagaagccctaTTCCTGTGAtctgtgcgggaaatgtttctcgcAAAAGTCGAATCTTACCGCGCATCAGATATGCCACACGCAGGAAAAATTGTTTTGCTgccccgagtgcgggaaatgttatccACGGAAATCGTCACTTCTCACGCATCAGCTCGCTCACTCGGGGGAGAAGCCGTTCTCCTGCGAGTGCGGAAGAAGGTACACGCGAAAATCAGACCTTGCAaagcatcaaagatctcacaggGTAGAGATGCCGTATTCCCGCCCTTAG